The following coding sequences are from one Sylvia atricapilla isolate bSylAtr1 chromosome 15, bSylAtr1.pri, whole genome shotgun sequence window:
- the MAFK gene encoding transcription factor MafK, whose amino-acid sequence MTTNPKPNKALKVKEESGENAPVLSDDELVSMSVRELNQHLRGLTKEEVIRLKQRRRTLKNRGYAASCRIKRVTQKEELERQRVELQQEVEKLARENSSMKLELDALRSKYEALQTFARTVARGPITPTKVATTSVITIVKSAEISSSSVPFSAAS is encoded by the exons ATGACGACTAATCCCAAACCGAACAAGGCGTTAAAG GTAAAGGAGGAGTCAGGAGAGAATGCCCCAGTGCTGAGTGATGATGAACTCGTGTCAATGTCCGTACGGGAGCTGAACCAGCACCTGAGGGGTCTCACCAAAGAGGAGGTCATCCGTCTGAAGCAGCGGAGGCGCACGCTGAAGAACCGGGGCTACGCTGCCAGCTGCCGCATCAAGCGTGTGACTCAGAAAGAGGAGCTCGAGAGGCAGCGGGTTGAGCTGCAGCAAGAGGTGGAGAAGCTGgccagagaaaacagcagcatgAAGCTAGAGCTGGATGCCTTGCGCTCCAAGTACGAAGCACTCCAGACCTTTGCTCGTACTGTGGCGCGAGGGCCTATTACCCCGACCAAAGTTGCCACCACCAGTGTCATCACCATCGTGAAATCAGCCGAAATCTCATCCAGTTCTGTGCCGTTTTCAGCAGCCTCCTAG